The Pigmentiphaga aceris DNA segment GGGCTGCCCGGCTCGGTGCCGCCAAGACCTCGCTCCACCGTGTAGTACTTGCAGTACTTGCCCATCCGGCTTTTCAACATGGGCATGTGCTGGTCACGGTAGTAGTCGTGATCGAAGCGTGCGCCTTCTTGGTAGGGGTACATCACACTGAGTTTGATCATGGATTGTCCTGGGCAAAAAAAGGCTGGAATCACGGCGCTTCAAAGATAGCTCATGTCCTTGTCCGTGTTTGCGGCACACCAGAAAATCCTGCCGATACAGGAACGTGTAAGGGTCGGGAACGCGCCTTGCAGATAGGCGGCATACCCACCCGATCGACGTAAGCACGTCGAACACCCACCCAGTTGGATCAACGGCGGTGGACAACTTTCTGGAGAAACTTCATGCCATCCATCCTGCTTTGGCTTCTCGGTGTGCCAATCCCCATCATTCTTTTGCTCTGGTTCATCTTCTGATACCGCGCTTGAGCACGGCGGGGCGCGTGCAACGCAGCTCCCCGATCCGCCAGATCCACGACTGAAGAAAAATCGAGAACAACATGTCTAGTACAACTACGCACCCGGCTGCTTACCCCACACGGGGCAACGTCGAATCGGCGGTGTCCGCCGTATCGTGGGGCGCCGTGATTGGCGGCGCATTCGTGGCAGCTGCGCTGTCACTGGCACTGCTTGCGGCAGGGACCGCATTGGGCTTTGCAACCAGCTCGCCTTGGCGAGATTCCGGTGCAAGCGCCACCACCATTGGGGTAGGCGCAATCGTCTGGCTGATCATCGTGCAGATCGCATCTGCTGGGATGGGCGGCTACGTGGCTGGTCGCCTGCGTACCAAGTGGGTCGATGTGCATGCAGGTGAAGTCTATTTCCGTGATACCGCACACGGCCTGCTGGTCTGGGCAGTGGGTGCGGTGATCGGTGCCTTGCTGATCAGCTCGGCTGCTACTTCGTTCATCGGTGGTGCTGCCAAGCTGGCTGGCGGCGCTGCTGCCGGTGTGGGTGGCGCGGCTGTGACTGCAGTCGGTGCCGCTGCGCAAAATGCGCCGTCTGCTGACTACCTGACCGACACGCTGTTCCGTCGCGATACGCAGGACGCCGCCAACGCGCCCAGCATGGCTGATGCACGTGCGGAAGTCGGCCGTATCCTGACCACCAGCCTGGCTAATGGCGAGATGACCGCTGAAGACAAGGCCCAGGTCACGCGCATCATTGCACAGCAAACGGGTGTGGATCAGGCCACGGCTGAAAAGCGCATCAATGACCTGACCGAGAAGGCCAAGGCCACGGCTGCGCAAGCCAAGCAGAAGGCGCAGGAAGCTGCTGACGCTGCACGCAAGGCTGCCGCCGCTGCTGCACTGTGGATCTTCGTCTCGCTGCTGGTGGGTGCGCTGAGTGCTTCCTACTTGGCAACGGTCGGTGGTCGTGCTCGTGATCGGATGAACTGATCGTTGAAACTTCCTTGGTGGGCACCCAGCCTGCCTTTGAAGATCATGGCCCCACACGCGCAAGCGGTGGGGCCATTTTTCATGCGAGCATGCGTTGATGGTTTGTCTGCCCATCACCAACAAACAAGGCCTATGCAAACACCGCTCTGGTTGGACATCGTCTTATTTTTGATCGGCATGGCGATGATGGTGCTGATCTTCTACGGCTTCATCCGGCTTGGTCGCCGTGTAATGCGCAAGCCTACCGAACTGGCGTTCGTGGGGCGTATGAAGGGGCCATCGGTGCCCGTGGCAGCGAGTTTCACTGGGCTGACGTTTTTGCCTTGGGTGGCCATTACGTCAAACAATTTGAACCCGCTGCTGGCGATTCATCCCGACCGTATTGAATACCGCGCGCTGCGGCTTCGCACTCGTCCCATATCCGACATTGCCGATGTCGATGTGCAATTGGCGCGAGGCACGGTCAACCTGGTGTTTCGTTTCCGCGATTCGTCGATGACTTTCATTGCGAACGTGGGGCAGCAGGCGCTGGCGGCGCAGGCCCTGGCTGCGTTGCCGGAAACCGTCAGCCTGACACCGGCCGCGCGCAAGGTCTTGGATAAGGCGGGGCCGGTGACCTGATCAGGGTGCCATATCAGGCTGCAATATCAGGCCGCATGCAGGTGTTGATACACGATGGTTGCGCCGACGATGATCAGCACCACGCCGCCGATCATCTCTGCGCGTTGACCGATTGCCTTGCCCACCACGCGTCCCAGCATGACGCCGACGGTGACCATCAGCATGGTGGCCAGGCCGATGGTGACGGCGGCACTGGCAATGTTCACATCGATGAATGCCAGGCCCACGCCGACAGCAAGTGCGTCGATGCTGGTCGCAAAGGCGGTGACGGCCAATACCCAGAAGGTGTGCTTGGTGGGTTTCTGTTCTGCTTCGTCAGGTTTGCGCAAGCCGGCAAGAATCATGCGGCCGCCAAGCACCAACAACAGCGTGAACGCAATCCAGTGATCCCAGGCCGTGATGTAGCGCGCAGCGCTCAAGCCAATCGCCCAACCGATGACGGGCGTGATGCCTTCGATCACACCAAAGATAAGACCCGTGCGCAGTGCTTCGCGCAGCTTGGGTTTGTGCAGCGTGGCCCCCTTGCCGATCGCTGCGGCAAACGCATCGGTCGACATGGCGAAGGCCAGGAAAATAACAGAAAGGTAATTCACAACAGAAGTTCCGGCCGGGCGTGAGTCCACGACAGCCCGTGCGCCCGACCCCGGCACAAGCTATCGATGGTCTCGCCAGACACCGCGCCGGTTAATACCAGGCCGATGGTGCACGTGCCACGGCAGACGCCGAGAATGTTGACACGCGCGCTTCCGAATTCTTCGAAAGCAGGCTACTCCCCACAGAGGCCCGAATCATACATTTTGAATATGCGATCTGTCACGCAAAAAGATCACGCAAGTGGTTGATTTTAATAAAGAAAGTCAAAACGATGATTAATAGCCTGGGCTAATTTCTCAGCTATCCAACAGGTTATTAGCACGGGTAATCAGAAGCATTTTCAGCTGCCTGTCGGCTTGCACGAATACACCTCGAATTTGTCTCTTGAATTCGGTTTTTCTGCGGGTACACTGCCGCCCATGATTGCACTCCCAACACGTCGATTCATGCGTTCTGCGAACAAGCCGCAGAGACGCGCGACATTTTCTCGATGTGTGGGATGGGCGACGTTGGCATTGCGTTGGGCCTTGCTCTTGTTCGTGGTCTTCGACCAGATGGGAGCCCCCTTGCATGGTCATCGCCATGACTCGGGCATCGACGGCCGTGTGTTGGCGCAGATGCGCCAGACCGATGGCGTGCTGGTGGCCGCCGGCGCTGCTTTTGTAGACCGCTTCGCGCCGAACGGTGTGCATCCGTCGACACCGATCCAGATCCATACGGCCTTGTCCGTGGTGGAAATTCCTTTCAAAGAACCGCTTTCGTCATGGCTCGGCTGGCTGGCCTGGCTGTCTGCGTTCTGGCCCGATTGGCCTGACACCAAGGCAGCATCTGACGACTTTGTCTCGGTCGATTTGCCACCCCCTCGTTGGCATCCTGCCAGTGCGCCGCTGCACACGCGCGCGCCGCCGCTGCGCGCCTGAATCCCTGCTTTCTTGTTGATGCGTCGTTGCGTACTGGTACATGCGTGTGCCGGTGCGCTGCGTCTGACCATACCTGTCCTGCGTGGATGGTGCGTGGTCATTGGTTCAGTGCAAATCCAGGCACACGGCAGCTATTGCGTGCCGCATGTCTGGCCGGCTAGACGAGTATGTGATGACTTTTTCCCTGTATGCCAAAGATGGATCCGGCCCGCCACGCGCGGATCGACAGACGCGCTGGTTGATGGCGGTGGCTTTGATGGCGATTACCACGGTGTTCATCGTCAACGGGCACGATGGGCGGCGCTTATTGCAAATGTGCGCGCTGGTCTTGCCGGTCGTTGCATGGCAGTTGTGGCCGGTACGCCATGTGGCATGGCGCACCCTGCGGGCCTTGGTCACCTGGTTGGTGACCGTAAGCTTCGTGATCGATGGTGCCGTGCGTGCCTACATCTCCAACACCTATCAGGCCGCACCCGATGGGTCGATGGTCTTGGGGGCAATCGCCAATACCAGTCGTTCGGAAAGTGCGGAATATTTGCAGATGTACTGGCAACAATGCCTGACAAGTGCGATTGCCGTGCTGGTTGCGGTGGTGTTGCTTGGCGTGTGCGTTCGTTTGGGCGCACGGCCGCCAGCAGCCAGCAGCGCCGACCGTATGGCGATGGGAAAAGGTGGGCGTCGCGTGCTGGGTGCGGCACTGGCCGCATGCCTGATGGTCAGCGCGCTGGGGTACATCAGCAAGCCCTGGCGTCGTCTGCATCCGATGGTGTTCTGGCCTGCCTGGAGTGAATCGGTGGCAGGCGTGCGTGCCAGTTGGCATCACCAGGAAACCGCGCGCCAATATGCATTGAACGACGCCATCGCCGCAAAACCCACGCTGGGAAACAACGATCCTGCGACGGTGGTGCTGGTGATTTCCGAGAGCATCAATCGCGACAATCTGGGCGTGTACGGCTATGCGCGGGCCACCAGCCCTGCAATGGCTGCACAGAAGCAGGTGCTGGCCGATCAATTGTTGAAGATGCGCAATGCGTGGTCGGTTGAAGCGACCACGATTCCTTCCTTGCAAGGCATGCTGCACTTGCGCAATGAAGAGCCGTCGCCGCTGCACATACTTGCGCTGGCGCGCGCGGCTGGCTTCAAGGTCTGGTGGATCGGCAATCAGGACGATGTTGCTATCGAGAACCTGCACGCCAAGCTTGCCGACGAAGTTGAACTGGTGAATCGCACACCGGGCCGAGCCAGCGCTTCGCCCGATACCGCCGTGCTGGCCCCGATGCGTGCCGCCATGGCTGATCCCAGTCCGCGCAAATTGATCGTGGTGCATCTGATCGGCGCGCATCCGCATTACTTGCTGCGGTTCCCGAAAGGCGCGAATCCGTTCGATCACGCCGATGATGCGGTAGACCAGGCCATGCGCGAACAGGGGCGTGCTGCCTGGGTGCGCGAGTTTCGACAAGACTACGATGCCGCCTTGCTCAATCACGATAGTGTGATGGCCGAACTGTTGACCACCTGCCAAAAAGGTGCAAAGCCAAAGGAGTATCGGGCCTGGATGTTCCTGTCGGATCATGGGCAGGAAGTTGGCCATGTGATGAACCATGCCGGCCATAGTCAATCCACCCCGGCCGGTTATCGGATTCCTGCTTTCATCTGGCAGAACACGCCGCGCCACGCCCTGCCCGCAGGGGTAAGTGAACGGCCGTTCCGGGCAGACTGGGCCAGCATGACGCTGGCCGGTCTGATGGACATTCGATGGGACGGGTATCAGCCGTCGCAGGATGTGTTGAACGCCGGCTACCAGTGGCAAGCGCCGACCTTGGGCACGCCGATCAAGTCGTTTGTGGATTGAAGGGGTGAGCGAGCACGAGTGACGCTTATCGCAGGGCTGCCATCGCCTCTGCCTCGGACTTCAAGCCGCTCAGGAAGAAGCGTTTGATCATCACGCCCGGCATGGCGCGCAGTGCCAGGTTGCGCAGGTGGAAGGCCCATGCGGTGGCGGGCACGAATGCTGGCGCAAGCTTGCGGCTGCGTTGCTGCAGTTTCAGCACCGACGGCCGCAAGCGCGCGTCGTGGGTGCTGAGTGCGGCATCCAGTTGCGTGGCATTGGGCGTCTGGCCATGCCCGGCCGCGCGCTCCAGTTCGTTTGCCAGCACGCTTGCCGAGGCCAGCGCCATGCCTGCACCCTGGCCGGAGATCAGCGACAGACTGTGGGCTGCGTCACCCAGCATCACCACCCGTTGGCTGCGCCACGATGGCAGTTCCACCATCGCCAGGTCGTCGATGACCAGCTCGGCATCGGGTTCGAGCGCAGCCAGGGTGGCGCGCACGAACGGGTGGCTGCGGGTGCTCAGGCTTTGCAGTAATGCGCGTCGCTCGGTTGGGGGAACAAAGCCATCGACTTGGCTGCGCCATACGTGCAGCGCGGCCAGCCGGCCTTGGGTCAATCCGTAGTATTCGCTTTGAATGCCGGGTTCGGGGTACGAGATGAAGCCTTCGCCCAGACTGCCGGCGTCGGGCACGTCGTAGGCGGCGTAGCGGTAGCCAAGCGGACGCAGGCATGCCGCATCGGGCACGAACACCTGTCGACGCAAGGTGGAGTGCACGCCATCTGCGCCGATCAACAGGTCTGCGTCTAGTTGACTGCCATCGGACAATTGCACGCCGATGCCGGTGTCCCGGTTGTCGAATGCGGTGATCGTGGTGTTCAGGCGCAAGTCGGTACAGCCGGCAGTTTCTTCGTGCAGGATGCGAACCAGTTCGGTACGGCGCAGCGTGATCCACTCGATGCCGGTCAGCAGATTCCGATAGTCGACACGCAAGATGTCGCGGTCGTTGCGGCTGCGATAAATGTGCGGGCCTCGGTCGGGATAGGCCACCGTTTGCAGGCGCGGCACCAGGCCCATTTTTCGCACCGTGGCCAGGCCCGGGCCAGACAGGCCCATCATGTGACCGCTGTCGCGCAAGTGGGGCGCGCGCTCGACCACCACGGTGCGCCAGCCGGCACAATGCAACCACCAGGCGGCGGCCAGGCCGGCAATGCCAGCGCCGCTGATCACGGCGAGGGGAGAACTCATGAGATATCTTCCAGAAAGTCGGGGAAGCGAAGGGGAAACTCAGGGCACGGGCTGATCGAATTGGGGAAGCGATGCCAGGCTGTGCGCGCATTGGCTTGCATGGGCGCTGGTATGTCCCTGTTTGGTCATTTGTCTTGCCGTTTATTTGTTTGCGCGTGTGGTTGTTCTTGTGTTCATTCCTGCATTCGTTCCTGCATTCGTTCCTGCATTCATTCGCATCCACCGCGCCGCACCCACACCCGCACACGTTGACAAGGCCGCGGCCAGACCCAGGCACAACGCGTATCCGCCCTGTTGCGCAAGCCAGCCGCCTGCCATGCCGCCGAGCATGGCGATCATCGCGTCGGCGCACTGGAACAAGGTGAAGTCCAGACCGGCTTGGCGGG contains these protein-coding regions:
- a CDS encoding FAD-dependent monooxygenase encodes the protein MSSPLAVISGAGIAGLAAAWWLHCAGWRTVVVERAPHLRDSGHMMGLSGPGLATVRKMGLVPRLQTVAYPDRGPHIYRSRNDRDILRVDYRNLLTGIEWITLRRTELVRILHEETAGCTDLRLNTTITAFDNRDTGIGVQLSDGSQLDADLLIGADGVHSTLRRQVFVPDAACLRPLGYRYAAYDVPDAGSLGEGFISYPEPGIQSEYYGLTQGRLAALHVWRSQVDGFVPPTERRALLQSLSTRSHPFVRATLAALEPDAELVIDDLAMVELPSWRSQRVVMLGDAAHSLSLISGQGAGMALASASVLANELERAAGHGQTPNATQLDAALSTHDARLRPSVLKLQQRSRKLAPAFVPATAWAFHLRNLALRAMPGVMIKRFFLSGLKSEAEAMAALR
- a CDS encoding EthD family reductase; this encodes MIKLSVMYPYQEGARFDHDYYRDQHMPMLKSRMGKYCKYYTVERGLGGTEPGSPPAYVAMCHVYCDSLDDLTAGIAPHAAEIGADIANYTDLIPIQQISAVVVERSA
- a CDS encoding phosphoethanolamine transferase; translated protein: MTFSLYAKDGSGPPRADRQTRWLMAVALMAITTVFIVNGHDGRRLLQMCALVLPVVAWQLWPVRHVAWRTLRALVTWLVTVSFVIDGAVRAYISNTYQAAPDGSMVLGAIANTSRSESAEYLQMYWQQCLTSAIAVLVAVVLLGVCVRLGARPPAASSADRMAMGKGGRRVLGAALAACLMVSALGYISKPWRRLHPMVFWPAWSESVAGVRASWHHQETARQYALNDAIAAKPTLGNNDPATVVLVISESINRDNLGVYGYARATSPAMAAQKQVLADQLLKMRNAWSVEATTIPSLQGMLHLRNEEPSPLHILALARAAGFKVWWIGNQDDVAIENLHAKLADEVELVNRTPGRASASPDTAVLAPMRAAMADPSPRKLIVVHLIGAHPHYLLRFPKGANPFDHADDAVDQAMREQGRAAWVREFRQDYDAALLNHDSVMAELLTTCQKGAKPKEYRAWMFLSDHGQEVGHVMNHAGHSQSTPAGYRIPAFIWQNTPRHALPAGVSERPFRADWASMTLAGLMDIRWDGYQPSQDVLNAGYQWQAPTLGTPIKSFVD
- the mntP gene encoding manganese efflux pump MntP, which produces MNYLSVIFLAFAMSTDAFAAAIGKGATLHKPKLREALRTGLIFGVIEGITPVIGWAIGLSAARYITAWDHWIAFTLLLVLGGRMILAGLRKPDEAEQKPTKHTFWVLAVTAFATSIDALAVGVGLAFIDVNIASAAVTIGLATMLMVTVGVMLGRVVGKAIGQRAEMIGGVVLIIVGATIVYQHLHAA